AATAGCCGTCATTTCTATTATTTTATCACATGATAAATTTTGTATTTCAGGCAGTTCCCTGAATGGGATATCATTCCTCAAAATTACAGCCGCACCGCCATGTCTCGATGATTGTCGACAataataacttgctacaacgtAGTTCTCGATAAATATTCTCTTGAAAATATCAGGGGAGAGCCAGTGCTCTGTTACACACCCGATATCAATATTTTGctcattcaaaaaatatgtgaaattgtCAATTTTATTACCTAAGGATTGTAAATTGATATTGGctatagcgaaatatttatttttaattttggtTGGCCTTAAACTAACCTGTCGAATTTTCTCATTCTGTTATGTTAATTCTTGCTGTATTTGTCCTTTTTTGTAGAAAGAAGTTGTACCTCCTCAACTAGTGGTGTTCGCTTCTACCTTGATGGGACCAGAGATGATCCATCCTAGTTTCGTTTTTTGTAGTATTGGGCGATTCTTTCCTAAAGATATTTGACCTACGCTAAGCAAATTCCAAAAAACATCAGATCCCAATAACATGTCTATTCTTCCGGAGTGTGATAATTCGGATCAGCCAGACTAATTTGTTCTGGGACCTTGAAGTTCGACACATCTATTGGTTCTGACGGTATGTCACCAGCGATTTCATTGATCACGAAGAAACATTTTTGAATGCTAAAGTCATTATGGATGCTCTCGAACCTTAATACGCACTTTGAACTTATATTGGAAGACAAGTTATTTAAGCCTAGTACAGAGATATTTACAGGTTCAGTTCTGAATTTAAGGTTTTTACACAGCTTTGTCGTTATGAAACTAGATTGAGCACCGGAATCTAGTAACGCTCTGACGATATGAGTGTGTCTTTCATTGTCATCTACCTGCACGAACGCTGTCGAAAGAATAACCTGAGAAATTGAACTACAAGCTGAAAGATTTATTGTTGGTTTGTCTTCGGTGGTCTTTGCGGCGGCGGATTTTTCCTTGTCGTTCGAGCTATTTCCAATATTTTCCGTACCCTTACGCAGAAGAGTGTTATGTTTCGACCCACACTTCCTGCAATTTCCGCGGCGACAATCTTTGTTGAAATGTCCCTTCTTTAAGCAATTTGTACACAACTTTAAAGAATGTATTTTCTTTTCACGATCGATGGGTGCTAAAGCTAAGAAGGTTTTACAGTTTTGTATGAAATGACCGTCATTGCATATTACACAGCTAACTGAGTTAGTTCCTGAATCGGTGCTGAGAAGACCTCTCGTTTGAGAATTTCGTCCCGAATTGAAAGCTTTACGTTTGTCTGCCTGATTGTGCGCTACCATCTCAAACATATCGGCTCTATTTTTTACGAATGCCCTGAAATCATCGAAGTTGGGAACGTCAAGGTCTCCCTTGTAAATCTCCCATTCGCGGAGAGTTGTGACATCTAATTTGGTTGTTATCAGGTATACTAGAAGAGTATCCCACTGTGACACAGGTTGATTTAATTGTGCTAAAGCTCTTAAGTTTTTGGAAAATACATCGATCAAGTTCCTCAGAGAATGGGCAGATTCCCTTTGGACGGATTCATATGAAAAAAGAGACTTTACATGATTGTATATTAAGAGTTTGTTGTTGTCATACCGTTCTTTCAACGCATTCCATGCCAATGTATAGTTTTGTGAAGAGATTTCTAACGATTTAATTATAAGAGCTGCTTCTGCTTCGAGCGAAGCTCTCAAATagtgaaatttctgaatttcaccTATTGATGCATTCTCATGAATTAAGGAACGAAATGTGTCTCGAAATTCTAACCAATTCTGATAGGAGCCATCGAACTTAGGCAAATTTATTGTTGGCAACCTTACATTATTACCTTGAATGAGATTTCCGTTCAACATTTGTGATGGAAAAACACCAGATTGAGGAGCTTCATGCTTTTCATTGTCCTTTAAAATCTTTTTGGCAATTGACACTTGATGAAAGTAATTCGACTCAAAGTTTTCTCTTTCCTCGTATTGAGCTTGAAGTAAATCATCCTCAATTGAGTTTTCTATCTCGTTTTGCAATTCATCAAATTCAGATTTTACTATTTGAACCGCGTCAAGTCGTTCTGcaatttgaatcaattcaaaGTCACTGAAGGTTAATTTATCGCTAACAGTTTTTAAGAATTTCGTGAAGTTAGTTAACCTAGCTTTGATAGATCCACGTTTTTTGATTTCTGAAGTTAAACTAGCCATTATGCAAATCAAAAGGTAAGGAAATGATAAGAGAGGACGCACTTACTGGATGATTTGTTTTCATTCGTTGTGGACTCTCCAGACTCCAGTTCTAATTGTCTGCAGGTGTTCTCTCCGTTCTCGGTATTGTAAACTGCGGGAACGCTGGAACTCGCCTGGACCGTGTGTGGAGCCTTTCCAATCTTGTTGACTGCGTTTTGCGTCTTTGATTCGTTTTTCGGTGAATTGTCTTGTTTGTTGCTTGTTTCTCAAAATAACCACGCACTGCAACCAATGTTTTGAACTGTATTTCTTGATTTAAAGATAACTACGTTCGTTTTAATGTTTTATTGCTTACGTATTACATTAATTGAATAAGGTAAGTGTGTGCACGCTCCTGCTGGAATCAGAAGGCGTACTGGTCGTTCCGCTGTTCCGCTTCCGCAGGCTGTTTCGCCTCTCCTAACAGGATTGGGGTGGGGTACGTCGTCTCCCGTCTTTCTTCTCTTCCGTTCGTAACACACGAAACTCAAATTATATGAATAACAATTGGTCCACCAGTagatttcatcatatatacatttccaaatatataaatgtaatgtttaatatcaaaataaaaatggtCTACACTTTTAGACCACGCGAGTGAATACGATCGAAAACAGGGCGCGACTGACGTAGGGTTAACGCTAAAGTtctgtaccgttgaaaaaagttttgtacccctaattgaAATGACCAAAATACGTATTTCAGTTCGGAGGGGATGATGACATACCTATTCACCCCCGActattgaaaatcaaaaatttttcttttttttgttttgtaccgaaatgttcAAAAGCAAAAAGCTTTTATAATTGAATCCTACTCCAGAAATGGTCAAATGACAGAAGGGAAATCTGAAACATTCTGTTGACGAATTGAGTACTCCAATATTGCTGGAGATTATCTATCTTTCGAAAGAACCTATTAACTGTTTCGCCATGTGTTGGCGTTTTCTGTGAATTAGAAAGTCTTGAAAGACAAAGAGGTTGTGAGTTTACCAATGAAGAGCAGACCATAGTATCAATAATGTTGATATTATGTTGATTGTTCGTGTTTTATCTCTACTGGTTGCATTCTGTGTAAGAATATGCTACACTATTTTGAAAAAAGACGTCAATATGTTTCCATATTATTAGTATACATTCaactgttatcagaaaattgaagatgtTCATTTTTCTCGTAGGATGGCCTAAGACCTACCTCTCAATCTTAgattacaaaactttttcttgacggtacatttcggtacaaaactttgaaataaagaaaaattgggagtgagcatgtctacagttTGCCCGAACTGAATTCCGTATTTTCTACATTTTAATAAgggtacaaaatttttttcatcggtataattcggtacaaaactagtacacatgtttcaccttgtttcggaaaccgaaatcttattatttcgaaatcatgTCTCTAAGTccccaatttgaaaccctcctaagaccccttaatctaagggtacaaaaatttttcttgaagGAACATTTCGGTAcgaaactagtacaaaactttgaaagaaaatttacaattTCAAAAGAGGGGGAGTGAGCATGTCTATTGTTACCTCGAACTTAACTCcgcattttcttcattttaattaggggacaaaactttttttcaatggtacatttcggtacaaaactagtacactgtgacagacttttcgtactctggccgctccttacagttgctcgggcgccagtggggcaatcagtcaaaccccacgtctctcacagaatctccaaagaattggagagcccgggcagacttgagtatcagtggagaagggtatcgatgaagactaaggcggtagcgtcttctaagtgtctgcttttcaatggtctttaggcgtcagaaagagtacttacctcttctaactaaactcttagatgaaactgatttaataaatagactctcactggcaaaataatttcccaacaaaaataaatgttcaactatttatttctattaaaataaactgtacacaaaaaaaATAGACATGTACAacaaatcgtggacgtcaacggctgggtCTGGTTGGctcaggacggctggcaaaataaCCCCCAGTTAACTCAGTACGGTCACACTTCAGGAAtatgaacggtttcggaaaaataactGAATTAAGTCAAGTCACAAGTTCAGCTGGAGTACGCAGTCGGTTTCCTTCGGTCTCTcagtctctctctctcggtgacttcaagatggctgactgtcaaacagcggccacagagtccggcggtgagggtatttgacggttatggaacccaactctatgctcggcgaatctaacctataacttataattcaaacggttggaaatcgggacgAAACGGTAAAATATTCAAGTATCGGAAAAGTAAGGGGGCCCAACGTGCTCCTGGAACCCAAATGTCAActtacggtaacggaaagcactacagggtctttcacgaggaaccgcacccatatttatacgggaaactactgaacgtattttcatgaaattcagcacttataagtacttcacgatgctgatgaaatctcaaatattttcaaggcatgagcacctccggtttttccggaaatgacgtcaacttccgtttttcaaattagaacaccatttttttattgcagaaatagattccttagaaaatttcaagtcattttgatgtaacatttttcagttttggttggaaaattctctctgagcgggaaaattcgaaaaaaaaatcgaaaatagagcttcgctgaaacaagaataacttcgaggtttttggatggaaaattttcatttttgggatttttcaagatgtaaaatTGATGTattcactttaaaaatcgaaatcgcgattcatgatacagggggtgaaaaaatcgctttcaaagttagggatgacaaaatcgtgaaaaatcaattttttcaaattagaaccccatttttttatggcagatattgaatctacgttaaaaaataatgtgagtgtatgcatcacacccttgccctaaaatggatattttctgagttattcacaaaaaactgtttttcgtcttgaattttcagctatttcttttcccttcacgccaaaaagatgaaattttcaggaactgttatttgaaccatgctgtagatttttcaccccttcttgaaaccgacttcaagttactattaggagaaccatggcaaactctcgcagttataactagagaagatgctcaaagttttgaccgttaatttctagacacttatttatacgtctcaggaatgcttcgtgcgttgctcttcttatttcatcgggaggaagagatctgcaaaagtgtttaaaaaccaaattgagtttcaaaactatgaatctaaaaatctaaacaaacctgaacgcatttctgactcgttctatgcagtcctctttatcagtcaggggagttgagtagacaatatttttatcctaccccaaacataatagtctaaaggaaagatgtggaccattgttcgccaaccatcgatcttcaaatagcctgtagaggatatttgacacattgagtgaattgtgtggaggcgcgccatcttgttgataacataagtcattatggttctgtactagcggctcaattatttgagtcaatatgtcagaatatctatctcctaagggagaacattctttaaataatgcaaacatgtgtagtgttctatcttaccagttaaagtcccatcataaatgtgaacatcgagaattgcattatttttgatggcgcaaaaaacattgaaactccaggtctcttgaaagttccattgtctgaagtggtggttgttctcttcatcccaataatgactgttatgcctattgaaagaaccattctttgtgaatttagattcatctgtccaaattatacattccaaaaagttttcattctcttgaaatcgaatcatcatagcttcgcaaaactctgttctcctgacgaaatcagtttccttcaaatgctgtaccctattgaatttatatgggtgcattttatgtttttttaatattctccaaacactcgattgagataatcccagatcaatctcggcatctttgagagaattttgaggattcacacgaaaatatgcaagaactgtaatttcgttgttctcatcttctactgcacttttttctctgtgtatagttttcttaacgaaagatccgacatttctcatgTTTGTCATgattctgttaatggtatctctcgttggtctgaggaaacctctcaatgaacagtcgaatcgttctatctacaactttattacattctccatgaagtaaaatgagatttaaataaacttcattggtaaaattaggcatactgatcgattttataacttaatacgaattatcaccaaattaatagtaaacacaaaatgctactgaataaagaggaatttggcagatgtaattaatgatatctatcattaaaaaaaagaatgtaaaacatggtaagtttttgcatatggttcataaggaattatttatttatcactggagagaaaaccgatggccgattagttgaaataaagaggtttccgatacaaattcgaatcaaaattcgccatctatttaggaacaacctgtaacttttttctcttgcatattagggtagtgaaataaaaacatggtttaagtaacagttcctgaaaatttcatcttttggtcgtgaagggaaaagaaatagctgaaaattcaagacgaaaaacagttttttgtgaataactcagaaaatatccactttagggcaagggtgtgatgcatacactcacattattttttaacgtagattcaatatctgccataaaaaaatgggattctaatttgaaaaaattgatttttcacgattttgtcatccctaactttgaaagcgattttttcaccccctgtatcatgaatcgcgatttcgatttttaaagtggatacatcaatcttacatcttgaaaaatcccaaaaaatgaaaattttccatccaaaaacctcgaagttattcttgtttcagcggagctctattttcgatttttttttcgaattttcccgctcagagagaatttttcaaccaaa
Above is a window of Coccinella septempunctata chromosome 5, icCocSept1.1, whole genome shotgun sequence DNA encoding:
- the LOC123313241 gene encoding uncharacterized protein LOC123313241; translated protein: MASLTSEIKKRGSIKARLTNFTKFLKTVSDKLTFSDFELIQIAERLDAVQIVKSEFDELQNEIENSIEDDLLQAQYEERENFESNYFHQVSIAKKILKDNEKHEAPQSGVFPSQMLNGNLIQGNNVRLPTINLPKFDGSYQNWLEFRDTFRSLIHENASIGEIQKFHYLRASLEAEAALIIKSLEISSQNYTLAWNALKERYDNNKLLIYNHVKSLFSYESVQRESAHSLRNLIDVFSKNLRALAQLNQPVSQWDTLLVYLITTKLDVTTLREWEIYKGDLDVPNFDDFRAFVKNRADMFEMVAHNQADKRKAFNSGRNSQTRGLLSTDSGTNSVSCVICNDGHFIQNCKTFLALAPIDREKKIHSLKLCTNCLKKGHFNKDCRRGNCRKCGSKHNTLLRKGTENIGNSSNDKEKSAAAKTTEDKPTINLSACSSISQVILSTAFVQVDDNERHTHIVRALLDSGAQSSFITTKLCKNLKFRTEPVNISVLGLNNLSSNISSKCVLRFESIHNDFSIQKCFFVINEIAGDIPSEPIDVSNFKVPEQISLADPNYHTPEE